A window of Pusillimonas sp. T7-7 contains these coding sequences:
- the alr gene encoding alanine racemase, with the protein MTSAIPVQTPIQARSKSGHACHNSPLALIDHTAIRHNLNRLRQLLAYPKTLPTPLIWAVAKADAYGHTLEHAYAGLCEADGLAVLTLDEARHCRSLGWTGPILAMSAQITQAALEDPILYPLHLIIDHQEQLAAIQSLRPPFSPHVWLRYRGRLNHAGFDQAGYKSAYASLQSGLRDGRLAELGHLQHYATAEEAEPMLAERQAFQLLIEGLPGPVCTDNSAALLSDHSGAALTSWVRSGIALYGISPLAGLNGKDLGLRPAMVLQAPLYGFQTLQAGDSLGYGSTFLASRKTRVGLVRCGYAHGYPRSIPEGCEVMVTGRMATIIGRVSMDTLTIDLTDHPDAGYGTVVTLWGTPELPIEVVAAQANTIPAQLCTALTERVPRQSVS; encoded by the coding sequence ATGACAAGCGCCATACCCGTACAGACACCCATCCAAGCCCGCAGCAAAAGCGGGCATGCCTGCCATAACTCACCCCTTGCACTGATCGATCACACGGCAATCCGCCACAACCTGAACCGCCTGCGGCAACTGCTGGCCTATCCAAAGACACTACCGACGCCGCTTATTTGGGCGGTCGCCAAAGCCGATGCCTACGGCCACACACTCGAACATGCCTATGCGGGCCTGTGCGAGGCAGACGGTCTGGCGGTGCTTACCCTGGACGAGGCAAGGCATTGCCGCAGCCTGGGCTGGACCGGACCCATTCTCGCCATGAGTGCACAGATCACGCAAGCCGCGCTCGAAGACCCCATTCTCTACCCACTGCACCTCATCATCGATCACCAAGAACAGCTGGCGGCCATACAGTCGCTGCGTCCCCCTTTCTCTCCCCATGTCTGGCTGCGCTATCGGGGCCGGTTGAACCATGCCGGGTTTGACCAGGCCGGCTATAAAAGCGCTTACGCAAGCTTGCAATCTGGCCTGCGGGATGGCCGCCTGGCCGAGCTGGGGCATCTACAGCACTACGCTACGGCAGAAGAAGCAGAACCCATGCTTGCCGAACGCCAAGCTTTTCAGCTATTGATCGAAGGCCTGCCGGGCCCGGTTTGCACCGACAATTCGGCAGCCTTGCTGTCCGACCATAGTGGCGCGGCGCTTACCAGCTGGGTGCGTAGCGGCATAGCCCTGTATGGCATCAGCCCCCTGGCCGGCCTGAACGGCAAAGACCTGGGATTGCGGCCGGCCATGGTTCTGCAAGCCCCCTTATACGGGTTTCAAACACTACAGGCTGGCGACTCCCTGGGTTATGGCAGCACCTTTCTGGCCTCACGGAAGACACGTGTGGGGCTCGTACGCTGCGGCTATGCCCATGGCTATCCACGCAGCATCCCGGAAGGCTGTGAAGTCATGGTTACCGGACGTATGGCAACGATTATCGGCAGGGTATCCATGGACACGCTCACCATAGACCTGACCGACCATCCTGACGCAGGCTACGGCACGGTTGTGACGCTCTGGGGTACGCCCGAATTGCCGATAGAAGTCGTGGCCGCCCAGGCCAATACCATTCCTGCGCAGCTATGCACGGCGCTTACCGAGCGGGTGCCGCGCCAGTCTGTATCTTGA
- a CDS encoding ATP-binding protein encodes MQTIASLSLVPDADAATRALAWLESLAEQQQWPLRTAHKLGLCLDEALTNVMLYGFEGRENDSNKHIQVAVMQEGQKVLIDLIDNGLPFDPTQKKVAPLADTLDEANIGGHGLRLMRHYLQDIQYSRTEQHNYLRMVAVLDSSEPTE; translated from the coding sequence ATGCAGACAATAGCCTCGTTGTCACTTGTACCTGATGCTGATGCCGCCACGCGGGCTCTGGCCTGGCTTGAATCCTTGGCGGAGCAACAGCAATGGCCCTTGCGCACAGCGCATAAACTGGGACTGTGCCTGGACGAAGCCCTGACCAACGTGATGCTGTATGGCTTCGAAGGCAGGGAGAACGACAGCAACAAGCACATACAAGTGGCTGTTATGCAAGAAGGGCAAAAAGTGCTGATTGATCTCATCGATAATGGCCTGCCCTTCGACCCCACTCAAAAAAAGGTCGCGCCGCTGGCCGATACCCTGGATGAGGCCAATATAGGCGGACACGGCTTGCGCTTGATGCGGCATTACCTGCAAGATATTCAGTACTCTCGAACCGAACAGCACAATTATCTGCGCATGGTGGCAGTGCTTGATTCCTCCGAGCCAACCGAATGA
- a CDS encoding uracil-xanthine permease family protein, with translation MSLFSKLALPPTVVSRRPADLLYSSDEKPPGFALTGLAFQHMATALALIAYVLAAARIGGLDADNTHHLVTATIIGMAISTFLQSWGRPMGARALIVHMPDPLLVVVVGLALAEYGLGALVLIGLVNGLVAIGAGYVIPRLRIVFPPAVAGIVICVAGLSLIEPALRYTFDMNDGSTISPVDTLVGTTTLIIIVALSIWGSQRIKLFALLTGLLAGIVLTALLSGIEGLEQLSQTPVFGLPHLPTPAFHMDLGVLLAVAMLSLMTQLDTFGSAVLLQKMNDTDWRRADMNLAGSGIRANGLGNVLASWLGAFPNATSSANIALAHISRSTSRWVGLLTAALLVLAAFLPQVSLALTLIPTAVIGAVGLYAAAYLIVSGVELIASRAMDSRGIFLVGLSFITGLGTMFLPDLAEQAPEAVQFLAKNGIIVAGLTAITLNLLFQLGTSRRARLNIDPAADPSVIARQVVDFVEQQGAVWSARREVVRRAAMASLEATEALQVDSTRQLLSIQGSFDEFNLDLEFNHGGPPLPLKAHAESSPGNLLDFDDPAFDEALNQAMTGLSNVLLKRMADRVSSGNNGKNSYLRLHFDH, from the coding sequence ATGTCACTTTTCTCCAAGCTTGCGCTCCCTCCTACTGTGGTTTCCAGGCGTCCGGCCGACCTGCTCTATTCATCGGATGAAAAGCCGCCTGGATTTGCACTGACCGGCCTGGCCTTCCAGCATATGGCTACGGCGCTGGCCTTGATCGCCTACGTTCTGGCCGCAGCAAGAATAGGCGGTCTGGATGCCGACAACACCCATCATTTGGTTACCGCCACCATTATTGGCATGGCAATCTCGACCTTTCTGCAGTCCTGGGGCAGGCCTATGGGCGCACGCGCCCTGATCGTACACATGCCCGATCCACTACTGGTCGTGGTGGTGGGGCTTGCTTTGGCCGAGTATGGTCTGGGCGCCCTGGTACTGATAGGCCTGGTCAATGGCCTTGTTGCCATCGGAGCCGGCTACGTCATTCCCCGCCTGCGTATCGTGTTTCCACCTGCGGTGGCGGGCATCGTCATTTGCGTGGCTGGTTTATCGTTGATCGAGCCTGCGCTGCGCTACACCTTTGACATGAACGACGGCAGCACAATCAGCCCGGTAGACACCCTGGTGGGCACGACCACACTGATCATTATTGTTGCGCTATCGATCTGGGGCAGCCAGCGCATCAAGCTGTTTGCCTTGCTCACGGGGCTGCTTGCCGGTATTGTCCTGACCGCCCTGCTTAGCGGGATCGAAGGGCTGGAACAGCTGAGCCAAACCCCGGTGTTCGGCCTGCCTCATCTGCCGACACCGGCCTTCCATATGGATCTGGGCGTGCTTCTGGCCGTTGCCATGCTCTCGCTGATGACGCAGCTCGATACCTTCGGCAGCGCCGTCCTGCTGCAAAAAATGAATGATACAGACTGGCGCCGTGCCGATATGAATCTGGCTGGCAGCGGCATACGGGCCAACGGGCTGGGCAATGTACTGGCATCGTGGCTGGGCGCCTTCCCCAATGCCACCTCATCGGCCAACATTGCCCTGGCACATATCAGTCGCTCTACATCGCGCTGGGTAGGGCTGCTGACGGCCGCTCTGCTGGTGCTGGCCGCCTTCCTGCCGCAGGTATCGCTGGCCTTGACCTTGATTCCCACCGCCGTCATCGGCGCCGTCGGGCTGTATGCCGCAGCCTACCTGATTGTGTCTGGCGTTGAGCTCATCGCATCCCGCGCCATGGACTCGCGGGGCATCTTTCTGGTGGGACTGTCCTTTATTACCGGCCTGGGCACCATGTTCCTGCCCGACCTGGCGGAGCAGGCGCCCGAAGCCGTCCAGTTCTTGGCCAAAAACGGCATTATCGTCGCCGGACTGACCGCCATCACCCTGAATCTACTGTTTCAGCTGGGAACCTCCAGGCGTGCACGGCTGAACATTGACCCTGCGGCTGATCCTTCCGTCATAGCGCGGCAGGTCGTGGATTTTGTGGAGCAGCAAGGCGCCGTCTGGAGCGCCCGACGCGAAGTGGTGCGCAGGGCAGCCATGGCGAGCCTGGAAGCCACCGAGGCCCTGCAGGTCGACAGTACCCGGCAACTTCTGTCCATTCAAGGCAGCTTCGATGAATTCAATCTCGATCTGGAGTTCAACCATGGCGGCCCGCCGCTGCCCCTGAAAGCACATGCGGAATCCAGCCCTGGCAACCTGCTGGATTTTGACGACCCTGCCTTTGACGAAGCCTTGAATCAGGCCATGACCGGCCTTTCGAATGTGCTGCTTAAACGCATGGCAGATCGCGTCAGCAGCGGAAACAATGGTAAAAATTCTTACCTTAGATTACATTTTGATCATTAA
- a CDS encoding 4'-phosphopantetheinyl transferase superfamily protein, which produces MAPDCLSLQIVNDTPALRSTDVRVAPGRSRAWLYRFVDDARMQEALLSLLSEDELVRARAFIAPAARQHYIQTRAVLRMLLGRVLETSPKGLAFDYGPYGKPSLRDADACCFNIAHSGDYALLAVSQGLPVGVDIERQREIEDLDALARMVLSPAEAGGWAALPPVDRVPTFFSIWTAKEALVKATGRGLGLSLTSLEVGSLTGDILEAGCRVQVGESGVCRLLSLDAPLGYTAALAVQESL; this is translated from the coding sequence ATGGCGCCAGATTGCCTGTCCTTGCAGATAGTGAATGACACGCCGGCATTGCGTTCGACCGATGTGCGGGTGGCGCCTGGCCGCAGTCGAGCCTGGCTCTACCGATTTGTGGATGACGCGAGGATGCAGGAAGCACTGCTTTCGCTTTTGTCCGAAGACGAATTGGTGCGAGCCCGGGCTTTTATAGCGCCAGCGGCTCGCCAGCACTATATTCAGACCAGAGCGGTCTTGCGCATGTTGTTGGGTCGTGTGCTTGAAACATCTCCGAAGGGGCTGGCCTTTGACTATGGCCCCTATGGCAAGCCGTCGCTGCGCGACGCCGATGCTTGCTGTTTCAATATTGCCCATTCGGGCGACTACGCACTGCTGGCGGTGTCCCAAGGCTTGCCGGTTGGCGTGGATATCGAACGGCAACGCGAAATCGAAGACCTGGATGCTTTGGCGCGTATGGTGTTGTCGCCTGCCGAGGCGGGCGGTTGGGCTGCCTTGCCGCCTGTTGATCGTGTTCCCACTTTTTTTTCCATCTGGACGGCCAAGGAGGCTTTGGTCAAGGCGACTGGCCGGGGCTTGGGGCTGAGCCTGACTTCGCTCGAGGTTGGCAGCTTGACTGGGGATATCCTTGAAGCGGGCTGCCGTGTGCAGGTGGGCGAGTCCGGCGTATGCCGCCTGCTGTCGCTGGATGCGCCCTTGGGTTACACGGCGGCACTGGCTGTGCAGGAATCCTTGTGA
- a CDS encoding non-ribosomal peptide synthetase: MSSGYIAAASFAQRQLRYLDLLQPGRSDYALPLLIEISPPVDEASLRLAFNAVIQRHDVLRASFPLIDDVPAQTVHDDLDIPLPRIDMPGDRDQWLQGIRNTLSDLASQGLNLDQGPVVVARLFVPDNPLAAGCGMALGVVFHHAVADGASLPLFIDDLAVAYDAVLSGTAPAWAELPLQYPDYADWEQEQFGAPHAPALTEALRYWREQLHEAPALLDLPVDGQRGARPSGPGATQRLLLPGAIGTALAESARQRGSTPFMALLAVFFAVLHRWSGLEDLMVTVPVSKRTRPELAGLIGLLVDTLPLRIQCDADTRYDTLLEQVQRTFRDAVRHRDVPFQRIVQAIDIERHADVIPLMQILFGGLEADGRPVQTSDGSRYTVVDDQTEQAAKSDLSVVYRQTDQHLELWCRYDPSLFERATIGNLLSWFGALAEAAAAAPSRALADLPLISDAQGRDLVRRFNDTRRPYASELSVVAMFDSIAQRCPNNPAIEENGTTISYAELLSASARMASALGAVGVGAGDPVVIVQPPCARYVTLVLAVLRLGAIYVPLDPAHPHAHRCRLAKSIGARAILLAADTDEQDYEGIDTHDIASLEDRASRLDAFPAYPLASSSTAYIMFTSGSTGEPKGVAVPHRGIVRLAHNVNFAEFGPQTRAALYSNPAFDASTLEIWSPLLNGGALVTLTRTTVLDSTLLKRTLDEHNITLMWITTGLFHEIAAIDPSLFAGQRTILTGGDTTNLDLARAVYQAGVNAGLQLLHAYGPTENTTFSTCFNLADLRDDDIHLPLGPPVANSTVYVLDRRGKPLPPGINGELYVGGDGVASGYVNDPERSAAAFLPDPFDDRDGARMYRTGDFGRWRPDGLLLFTGRSDDQVKVRGFRIELNEIAAALARHPALRMVHVAAPRQGKGERQIIAYAVPQTMPGPSPADLRQFLQALLPPHMLPHAYVSAKTLALNLNGKVDRKALPPVEDHHYDRAGGLVAPRNEEEILLQSIWQELLGLESVGVTESFFHIGGDSILAIRMAARASEAGYSLTPSDVFQLQTIEQLAGLLISSQSASRRSAARIFPAELLPEATGAVLTQPYLLASVVLDQSVRAVELALTVQRLAERHDALRLRWMREGQSSHLEIAAYVGQLPIRMVEAANLPDTHIDEWVAEHAERLGRGLDTQTGVTLAATLVDRGAAMPPVVVLAVHPGAADQASLALLLSELNRAIKSGTAALPLPNDGLNYGDWLSWLQEHADRQAAGPGLAALEAPALRDAALPRLDGRTASLPVAARLSLPSALSDTLCRQTVMQLAITPLDMLAAALSCALDAGEGLVLLEALDTPRHLPDDAPDAHRIMGKMDSVLPILAPTGHMPALERLQAVKSARQAVSATACAYKTLVQAFDLPTAKLGLAWAGTPITQHHIRMHSPPSFSSSVQAALLAELSGGQLKLAWAGAESAIDAAALLERVAAALQAIAELAVPGRRPLYTDHDFPLAQVSGPTLTALLSSTDHIQDIYPLSPMQEAMLVHSLAASGSGVNFEQSCMRIVGKLDLEAFRHAWATVFERHDVLRTAFHWRGLARPLQVVQHQVPLPLTIEHWPQFDAARLQVLLAQDQARGFQLEQAPLVRLTLIQVADDDVYLISSFHHLLVDGWCLGRLEREVRAAYESYRSRRTPLLDPIVPYRSYIAWLERNDHADSKAFFARQLQDLPERRCLFAPASRAAHRFNTQRLALSKPASRALTAFARRRGLTLATVMHYVWAAWLAARLDTRDVVFGTTVSGRPAGIPGVEHIVGMFINNLPVRARLDPDGTPASQLAALQTQLGQLQQHAHLSPADIAATASASMASGPLFDTLVLVENLASGTSAWSGAEGLQVEAVHTRLKTAYDLTFVAIPGESIALSVVQPDDGRELEEGEQLLRVIAAMLAALPTAADGRHDALPRPEARTAPMTAASAAGSSLRFATRPRSTLEARIAGAVSSVLPGTAGPGDAGDNPDLDTDFWLLGLNSLRLTQLALRLEQVLDRSVPISLLLEHRSVAALAQALESGQRWSPVVPMNQTAGTDSACQANPPFVCVHPVAGDVSVFLDLARALPPSLPFWAIQAAGLEQGQQVLRTIPEMARANLQALAKRGQASPRWVGGYSFGGLVAFEMARQLAALGSPPERVVLIDTPAPLERTSILDPDPERAQAQWLARMADVRARFQGIEPVLTQEELLTVPASSRFEFAAQRLHGAKLLPPAADAHWLERALDTGMAQYEAYLAYRPAANADTALCLALIRASAPRDSDLGKHENQLLALPDMGWQTYSTSVEIRHVAGDHVTMLSGASVGKVANAIADVLQAPSENQHYVA, encoded by the coding sequence ATGAGCAGCGGATATATCGCCGCGGCTTCATTCGCCCAGCGCCAGTTGCGCTATCTCGATCTGTTGCAGCCGGGCAGGTCCGACTACGCACTGCCGCTGCTGATCGAGATCAGCCCGCCCGTCGACGAAGCCAGCTTGCGGCTGGCCTTTAACGCCGTCATACAGCGGCACGATGTGCTGCGGGCCAGCTTTCCACTGATCGACGACGTTCCGGCACAGACAGTGCACGATGACCTCGATATCCCCTTGCCGCGAATCGATATGCCTGGCGACCGCGATCAATGGCTGCAGGGTATTCGCAATACGCTGTCCGATCTGGCCTCGCAAGGCCTGAACCTCGACCAGGGTCCCGTCGTTGTCGCCCGGCTGTTCGTGCCCGACAATCCCCTGGCCGCAGGCTGTGGCATGGCTTTGGGCGTGGTGTTTCACCATGCCGTGGCCGATGGCGCATCGCTGCCCCTGTTTATTGACGATCTGGCCGTCGCCTACGATGCCGTGCTGTCAGGCACGGCGCCAGCCTGGGCTGAATTGCCTTTGCAATATCCCGATTATGCCGACTGGGAGCAGGAACAGTTCGGCGCACCCCATGCACCCGCACTGACCGAGGCCTTGCGCTACTGGCGCGAGCAGCTGCACGAAGCGCCCGCCCTGTTGGACCTGCCTGTCGATGGACAGCGCGGCGCACGCCCATCAGGCCCCGGCGCAACTCAGCGCTTATTGCTGCCCGGCGCCATAGGCACGGCACTGGCCGAATCGGCCAGGCAGCGAGGCTCAACACCTTTCATGGCTTTGCTTGCAGTGTTCTTTGCCGTCTTGCACCGCTGGAGCGGTCTTGAGGACCTGATGGTGACTGTGCCGGTTTCCAAGCGCACCCGGCCAGAACTGGCCGGCCTGATCGGCCTGCTGGTCGATACCTTGCCCTTGCGCATCCAATGCGACGCCGACACACGCTACGACACTTTACTGGAACAAGTGCAGCGCACTTTTCGCGACGCCGTCCGGCACCGCGACGTCCCATTCCAGCGTATCGTCCAGGCCATCGATATCGAACGGCATGCCGACGTCATACCGCTCATGCAAATACTGTTTGGCGGTCTTGAAGCCGATGGCCGGCCTGTGCAAACCAGCGATGGCAGCCGCTACACCGTGGTGGACGATCAAACCGAACAGGCCGCCAAGTCGGATCTTTCGGTGGTTTACCGCCAAACAGATCAGCATCTGGAGCTCTGGTGTCGGTATGATCCCTCGTTGTTCGAGCGCGCAACCATCGGCAACCTGTTGTCCTGGTTCGGCGCCCTGGCCGAGGCGGCAGCCGCTGCGCCATCCCGGGCGCTGGCCGACCTGCCGCTGATCAGCGATGCGCAGGGCCGCGACCTCGTCCGGCGGTTCAACGACACGCGCCGCCCCTATGCCTCCGAACTCAGCGTTGTGGCCATGTTCGACAGCATCGCACAGCGCTGCCCGAATAACCCGGCCATTGAAGAAAACGGCACAACCATCAGCTATGCCGAGCTGCTGTCCGCATCAGCTCGCATGGCCAGCGCCCTGGGCGCAGTCGGCGTGGGCGCTGGCGATCCGGTGGTCATCGTGCAACCGCCCTGCGCCCGCTACGTAACGCTGGTACTGGCGGTTTTGCGCTTGGGCGCCATTTATGTGCCCTTGGATCCCGCCCACCCTCATGCTCACCGCTGTCGGCTGGCAAAGTCCATCGGTGCACGCGCCATCTTGCTGGCGGCAGATACCGACGAGCAGGACTATGAAGGCATAGACACCCACGATATCGCCAGTCTGGAAGACCGGGCATCCAGACTGGACGCTTTCCCAGCATATCCTCTTGCCTCATCCAGCACCGCATACATCATGTTCACCTCAGGCTCCACTGGCGAGCCAAAGGGCGTGGCCGTGCCGCATCGCGGCATCGTGCGTCTGGCTCACAACGTCAACTTTGCCGAGTTCGGACCACAGACCCGGGCCGCGCTCTATTCGAATCCAGCTTTCGATGCGTCGACCCTCGAAATCTGGTCCCCTTTGCTGAATGGCGGCGCCCTCGTCACACTGACCCGCACAACCGTGCTGGACAGCACCTTGCTCAAACGCACGCTGGACGAACACAACATCACCCTGATGTGGATCACCACGGGTCTTTTCCATGAAATCGCCGCGATCGACCCCAGCCTGTTTGCCGGACAACGCACCATACTGACGGGTGGCGACACCACCAATCTGGATCTGGCCCGCGCGGTATACCAGGCGGGCGTCAACGCTGGCCTGCAGCTGCTGCATGCCTACGGCCCCACAGAGAACACGACCTTCAGCACCTGCTTCAACCTGGCTGACCTGCGTGACGATGACATTCATCTTCCCCTGGGTCCGCCTGTGGCAAACAGCACCGTCTATGTGCTCGACAGGCGCGGCAAGCCTTTGCCGCCCGGAATCAATGGCGAACTCTATGTCGGCGGAGACGGCGTAGCCTCCGGCTATGTGAACGACCCGGAACGCAGCGCCGCGGCTTTTCTGCCCGACCCTTTCGACGACAGGGACGGCGCCCGCATGTATCGCACCGGCGACTTCGGCCGCTGGCGCCCTGACGGTCTGTTGCTGTTCACCGGCCGCTCGGACGACCAGGTCAAAGTACGTGGATTCCGCATCGAGCTGAACGAAATCGCGGCCGCGCTTGCGCGCCACCCTGCGTTGCGCATGGTGCATGTCGCCGCGCCGCGACAGGGCAAAGGAGAGCGGCAGATTATTGCCTATGCGGTTCCACAGACCATGCCGGGGCCTAGCCCGGCCGATCTGCGCCAGTTCCTGCAGGCGCTGTTGCCTCCCCATATGCTGCCGCACGCCTATGTCAGCGCCAAGACGCTTGCCCTCAACCTGAATGGCAAGGTCGACCGCAAGGCGCTCCCTCCCGTCGAAGATCATCACTATGATCGCGCGGGAGGCCTGGTTGCGCCCCGCAACGAAGAAGAAATCCTGCTTCAATCCATCTGGCAAGAGCTGCTGGGGCTGGAGTCCGTAGGCGTCACCGAAAGTTTTTTTCACATTGGCGGCGACTCCATACTGGCCATACGCATGGCGGCCCGCGCCTCGGAGGCCGGCTATTCGCTCACGCCATCCGATGTCTTCCAGCTTCAAACCATAGAACAGCTGGCCGGGCTGTTGATCTCGTCCCAGTCCGCCTCTCGCCGAAGCGCCGCACGGATTTTCCCCGCCGAGCTCCTGCCTGAAGCCACTGGCGCCGTCCTGACTCAGCCTTACCTGCTCGCCAGCGTAGTGCTCGATCAATCCGTCCGGGCGGTCGAGCTGGCGCTGACTGTTCAAAGGCTGGCCGAAAGGCACGATGCGCTGCGCCTGCGCTGGATGCGCGAGGGCCAGTCCAGCCATCTGGAAATTGCCGCGTATGTCGGCCAGCTACCCATACGCATGGTCGAAGCCGCAAATCTGCCAGACACGCATATCGACGAATGGGTCGCCGAGCATGCCGAGCGTCTAGGCCGCGGCCTGGACACCCAGACCGGCGTCACACTGGCCGCAACGCTGGTTGACCGCGGCGCAGCCATGCCTCCGGTGGTGGTCCTGGCGGTACACCCGGGCGCCGCCGACCAGGCCAGCCTGGCACTGCTGCTGAGCGAACTGAACCGGGCCATCAAGTCCGGCACAGCCGCCTTGCCCTTACCCAATGATGGGCTGAATTACGGTGATTGGCTCAGCTGGCTGCAAGAACACGCCGATCGGCAGGCCGCCGGACCCGGCCTTGCTGCACTGGAAGCGCCTGCCCTGCGGGATGCCGCCCTGCCCAGGCTGGATGGCCGGACGGCCTCACTTCCTGTTGCCGCCCGGCTGAGCCTGCCCTCTGCATTAAGCGATACCTTATGCCGACAAACCGTCATGCAACTGGCAATCACACCACTGGACATGCTGGCCGCGGCACTGAGCTGCGCACTGGACGCGGGCGAAGGCCTGGTCCTGCTTGAAGCATTGGATACCCCTCGCCATCTGCCTGACGACGCACCCGACGCCCATCGCATCATGGGCAAGATGGACAGCGTATTGCCCATATTGGCGCCCACGGGCCATATGCCTGCGCTTGAACGGCTGCAGGCCGTCAAATCCGCCAGACAAGCCGTATCGGCTACCGCCTGCGCCTACAAAACATTGGTCCAGGCTTTTGACCTGCCTACCGCCAAATTGGGATTGGCCTGGGCCGGCACCCCCATCACGCAGCACCACATACGGATGCACTCTCCGCCCAGCTTCAGCTCATCGGTGCAAGCTGCACTGCTGGCGGAACTCTCTGGCGGGCAACTCAAGCTCGCCTGGGCCGGCGCCGAATCCGCCATCGATGCCGCCGCGCTGCTCGAACGTGTGGCCGCCGCGCTACAGGCCATAGCCGAGCTGGCCGTCCCTGGCCGGCGCCCGCTGTACACCGACCATGATTTTCCGTTGGCCCAGGTGTCAGGGCCGACACTGACCGCGCTGCTGTCATCCACCGATCACATACAAGATATCTACCCGCTATCGCCTATGCAGGAGGCCATGCTTGTGCATTCATTGGCAGCTTCGGGCTCGGGGGTGAACTTTGAACAAAGCTGCATGCGCATCGTCGGGAAGCTCGACCTGGAGGCCTTCCGCCACGCCTGGGCCACCGTATTCGAGCGCCACGATGTCTTGCGTACAGCTTTTCACTGGCGCGGCCTGGCCCGGCCGCTGCAGGTCGTGCAGCACCAAGTACCCTTGCCGCTCACTATCGAACACTGGCCTCAATTCGATGCAGCGCGGCTGCAGGTCTTGCTGGCCCAAGACCAGGCCAGGGGCTTTCAACTGGAACAGGCGCCGCTGGTCAGGCTGACGCTGATTCAAGTGGCCGATGACGATGTCTACCTGATATCCAGCTTCCACCATCTTCTGGTCGACGGTTGGTGTCTGGGACGCCTGGAGCGAGAAGTCAGGGCCGCCTATGAAAGCTACCGCAGCCGGCGCACGCCCTTGCTCGACCCCATTGTTCCCTATCGATCATATATTGCCTGGCTTGAGCGCAACGATCATGCCGACAGCAAAGCATTCTTTGCCCGCCAGCTGCAGGACCTGCCTGAACGCCGTTGCCTGTTTGCCCCGGCATCTCGAGCCGCGCACCGTTTCAACACGCAACGGCTTGCCCTGAGTAAACCGGCAAGTCGCGCACTGACTGCCTTTGCGCGCCGGCGCGGCCTGACGCTTGCCACAGTCATGCATTACGTATGGGCCGCATGGCTGGCCGCGCGCCTGGACACGCGTGATGTAGTATTTGGCACGACGGTTTCCGGCCGGCCGGCCGGCATACCGGGGGTCGAACATATCGTAGGCATGTTCATCAACAATCTGCCTGTCAGGGCGCGCCTGGATCCCGACGGCACACCGGCCTCGCAACTGGCCGCCCTGCAGACGCAACTGGGCCAGCTGCAGCAGCATGCCCATTTGTCACCGGCAGACATTGCCGCGACCGCCAGCGCTTCCATGGCGTCCGGTCCCTTGTTCGATACATTGGTGCTGGTCGAGAACCTGGCATCGGGCACCAGCGCCTGGAGCGGGGCGGAAGGCTTGCAGGTCGAGGCCGTGCATACTCGGCTTAAAACAGCCTACGATCTGACCTTTGTCGCCATACCGGGTGAATCCATTGCCTTGTCCGTAGTGCAGCCCGACGATGGCCGCGAACTGGAAGAGGGCGAACAGCTGCTGCGCGTCATTGCAGCTATGCTCGCCGCCTTGCCGACCGCCGCCGACGGCCGGCATGACGCCCTGCCCCGCCCGGAAGCGCGCACGGCGCCAATGACTGCCGCAAGCGCAGCCGGCTCGTCCTTGCGGTTTGCCACCCGGCCACGCAGCACGCTGGAAGCCCGCATTGCGGGCGCTGTCAGCAGCGTACTGCCCGGCACAGCAGGTCCTGGCGATGCCGGCGACAACCCTGATCTGGATACCGATTTCTGGCTGTTGGGCTTGAACTCCCTTCGGCTAACCCAGCTCGCCTTGCGACTGGAACAGGTGCTGGATCGCAGCGTCCCCATCTCCTTGCTGCTTGAGCACCGCTCCGTCGCCGCCCTGGCCCAAGCCCTGGAGTCAGGCCAACGCTGGAGCCCCGTGGTACCCATGAACCAGACGGCGGGCACAGATTCGGCCTGCCAAGCCAACCCTCCCTTTGTGTGCGTACATCCCGTCGCCGGCGATGTCAGCGTATTTCTAGACCTGGCCCGTGCCTTGCCGCCGTCTTTACCGTTTTGGGCCATACAAGCCGCCGGCCTGGAGCAAGGTCAGCAAGTACTGCGGACCATTCCCGAAATGGCCAGGGCCAACCTGCAGGCATTGGCAAAACGCGGCCAGGCCTCGCCCCGCTGGGTAGGCGGTTATTCCTTCGGCGGCCTGGTGGCATTCGAAATGGCCCGGCAACTGGCGGCCCTGGGCTCCCCCCCGGAACGCGTGGTACTGATCGACACCCCGGCGCCGCTGGAGCGGACCTCCATACTGGACCCCGACCCTGAGCGGGCCCAGGCCCAATGGCTGGCCCGCATGGCTGATGTCCGCGCCCGTTTCCAGGGCATCGAGCCCGTGCTCACACAAGAAGAACTACTGACCGTTCCCGCATCCAGCCGCTTCGAGTTCGCCGCCCAGCGCCTGCACGGCGCCAAATTGCTTCCGCCGGCCGCCGATGCACACTGGCTGGAACGTGCGCTCGACACAGGTATGGCGCAATACGAAGCTTATTTGGCTTACCGACCCGCAGCCAACGCCGATACCGCGCTTTGTCTGGCCCTCATCCGCGCATCCGCGCCACGCGACTCCGATCTGGGCAAGCACGAAAATCAGCTGCTGGCCCTCCCGGACATGGGCTGGCAAACCTATAGCACATCGGTGGAAATACGCCACGTTGCCGGGGATCACGTCACGATGCTGTCGGGCGCCAGTGTAGGCAAGGTTGCGAACGCCATTGCCGACGTACTGCAAGCACCTTCGGAAAATCAGCACTATGTCGCCTGA